The Pelodiscus sinensis isolate JC-2024 unplaced genomic scaffold, ASM4963464v1 ctg67, whole genome shotgun sequence genome contains a region encoding:
- the LIF gene encoding leukemia inhibitory factor — MSENSRERHSPALGMQLKMKSLPAGAVPLLLLLHCRLAAGKALPVDTPSPMCENLNLCKHNVEEQTHRLVALLNATARDLFSLYLARQGDPFSSHADQLCKAEGIFFPAFHANRTSPRKDVLVALYQVIAFLNASLGNITRDQKELNPEAQDLLERLHNTTKTARGLFSNLTCLLCTKYRVDQVDVVYGKSTKSMSVFLKKQQGCQVLRRYTQVIALAVRVLLPHLPQD; from the exons ATGTCGGAAAACTCCCGTGAACGCCACTCCCCGGCTCTTGGGATGCAGTTAAAGATGAAGTCCCTCCCGGCAG GTGCggtccccttgctgctgctgctccactgccggctGGCGGCCGGCAAGGCCCTGCCGGTGGACACGCCCAGCCCCATGTGCGAGAACCTGAACCTCTGCAAGCACAACGTGGAGGAGCAGACCCACAGGCTGGTGGCCCTGCTCAACGCCACGGCCCGGGATCTCTTCAGCCTCTAC CTGGCCCGCCAAGGGGACCCCTTCAGCAGCCACGCGGACCAGCTCTGCAAGGCCGAGGGCATCTTCTTCCCGGCCTTCCACGCCAACCGCACCAGCCCCAGGAAGGACGTGTTGGTGGCGCTCTACCAAGTCATCGCCTTCCTCAACGCCTCGCTGGGCAACATCACCCGGGACCAGAAGGAGTTGAACCCCGAGGCTCAGGACTTGCTGGAGCGGCTGCACAACACCACGAAGACGGCCCGGGGCCTCTTCTCCAACTTGACCTGCCTCCTGTGCACCAAGTACCGGGTTGACCAGGTGGACGTGGTCTACGGGAAGAGCACCAAGTCCATGAGCGTCTTCTTGAAGAAGCAACAGGGCTGCCAGGTGCTGCGGCGGTACACGCAGGTCATCGCGCTGGCCGTCCGCGTCCTGCTGCCGCACCTCCCGCAGGActga